A region from the Mycolicibacterium litorale genome encodes:
- a CDS encoding universal stress protein, translating to MPENTVVVGIDGSDSALQAARWAAAVATACGAPLHIVHAMPSFGRNLTETAAAIQAAIMSYQRDSALIFLRAARDAVRQDRPDLTVTTEASETPVDEALIEASRTARLIVLGGKDVTGAAAVLLGSTTLRVATRAECPVVAFRGDRVAVADKPIVVGVDGSDAGVGVLATAFEFARSLQVKLVAVRSWTTRAPVGDVTVPFLIDWDALEAAEWSALTDLVDEWRQRYPEVDVECVVETMSPGRALLRHAADAQLVVVGSRGRNALTGLVLGSTSMNLLHHSPVPVMVTRAAAD from the coding sequence ATGCCTGAGAACACCGTCGTCGTCGGCATCGACGGTAGTGACAGCGCCCTGCAGGCCGCCCGCTGGGCCGCTGCGGTGGCCACTGCCTGCGGTGCACCGCTGCACATCGTGCACGCCATGCCCAGCTTCGGACGCAATCTCACCGAGACCGCCGCGGCCATCCAGGCGGCGATCATGTCCTATCAGCGCGACTCCGCGCTGATCTTCCTGCGGGCGGCGCGCGATGCCGTCCGGCAGGACCGGCCCGACCTCACGGTGACGACCGAGGCCAGCGAGACACCGGTCGACGAGGCGCTGATCGAGGCCAGCCGGACGGCTCGTCTGATCGTGCTCGGCGGGAAGGACGTCACCGGGGCGGCGGCGGTACTGCTCGGGTCGACGACGCTGCGCGTCGCCACCCGTGCGGAGTGCCCCGTCGTCGCGTTCCGTGGTGACCGGGTCGCCGTGGCGGACAAGCCGATCGTCGTCGGAGTCGACGGCAGCGACGCCGGCGTCGGCGTGCTGGCGACGGCGTTCGAGTTCGCGAGGTCGTTGCAGGTCAAGCTGGTCGCCGTCCGGTCGTGGACGACCAGGGCGCCGGTGGGTGACGTCACCGTTCCCTTCCTGATCGACTGGGACGCCCTGGAAGCCGCCGAGTGGTCCGCGCTGACCGACCTCGTGGACGAATGGCGACAGCGCTATCCCGAGGTGGACGTCGAATGCGTGGTGGAGACCATGTCCCCGGGTCGGGCCCTGTTGCGCCACGCCGCCGATGCGCAGCTCGTGGTGGTGGGCAGCCGGGGCCGAAACGCCCTGACCGGCCTGGTGCTGGGGTCGACGAGCATGAACCTGCTCCACCACAGCCCGGTCCCGGTGATGGTGACGCGGGCAGCGGCCGACTGA
- a CDS encoding SDR family oxidoreductase → MGTYAVTGSASGMGRETVERLRADGHRIIGVDLKEADVVADLSTPDGRARAVAQVISAADGHLDGAVLAAGIGPGSGAGRARLIAEVNYRGVVELLEGWRPALAAAGNAKVVVISSNSTTTTPMVPERAVKALLDGDVDKAVRAVRLFGPVGPALIYAASKIAVSRWVRRHAVRPEWARAGIRLNALAPGAIMTPLLEEQLASPQQAKAVQRFPVPVGGFGDAGQLADWIRFMLSDAAEFLCGSIIFVDGGTDAHFRPDDWPEPVPARRLVSYLRRFRN, encoded by the coding sequence ATGGGCACCTATGCGGTAACCGGTTCGGCATCGGGTATGGGCCGAGAAACAGTCGAGCGATTGCGTGCCGACGGTCACCGGATCATCGGCGTCGATCTCAAAGAGGCCGACGTGGTCGCCGACCTGTCCACCCCGGACGGGCGGGCGAGGGCGGTGGCCCAGGTGATCAGTGCCGCGGACGGCCACCTCGACGGTGCCGTGCTGGCCGCAGGTATCGGACCGGGCAGCGGGGCGGGCCGGGCCCGGCTGATCGCCGAGGTGAACTATCGCGGCGTCGTCGAACTGCTCGAGGGCTGGCGGCCGGCGCTGGCGGCGGCCGGGAACGCGAAAGTCGTTGTGATCTCCAGTAACTCGACGACCACGACGCCGATGGTGCCCGAGCGCGCGGTGAAGGCGCTGCTGGACGGGGACGTCGACAAGGCGGTCCGCGCGGTGCGGTTGTTCGGACCGGTGGGCCCGGCGCTCATCTACGCCGCCTCGAAGATCGCCGTCAGCCGCTGGGTGCGGCGCCACGCGGTCCGGCCGGAGTGGGCGCGGGCCGGTATCCGCTTGAACGCGTTGGCGCCCGGCGCGATCATGACGCCGCTGCTCGAAGAGCAGTTGGCATCGCCGCAGCAGGCCAAGGCGGTGCAGCGGTTCCCCGTCCCGGTGGGCGGTTTCGGGGACGCCGGTCAACTCGCCGACTGGATCCGGTTCATGCTGTCCGACGCGGCTGAATTCCTCTGCGGCAGCATCATCTTCGTCGACGGCGGCACCGACGCCCACTTCCGCCCCGACGACTGGCCCGAGCCGGTTCCCGCGCGTCGGCTGGTGTCATACCTCAGGCGGTTCCGCAACTAG
- a CDS encoding alpha/beta fold hydrolase, translated as MTEQLQELSTPSGTLRYYDTGDGPTVLFLHGSGPGVTGWRNFRGILPAFSAHFRCLILEFPGFGVSDDIGGHPMVTAQSVVAPFLDGLGVDRVDIVGNSMGGGVGVNTAIHHPDRVRRLVTIGGIGTNVFTPGPSEGIRLLQEFTEDPTRQRLIDWLRSMVYDQDLVTEQLIEERWELATDPETLAAARRMYGKAAFAQMMAFMRSSDAPLPWAQMHKVAAPTLLTWGRDDRVSPLDMALIPMRTIPNAELHVFPNCGHWAMIEAKAAFEATVLSFLLRQ; from the coding sequence ATGACCGAGCAGTTGCAGGAGCTGTCCACGCCGTCGGGAACGCTGCGGTACTACGACACCGGCGACGGCCCGACGGTGCTGTTCCTGCACGGCTCCGGCCCGGGGGTCACGGGGTGGCGGAACTTCCGCGGCATCCTGCCCGCGTTCAGCGCCCACTTCCGCTGCCTCATCCTCGAGTTTCCCGGATTCGGGGTGAGTGACGACATCGGCGGACATCCGATGGTCACCGCGCAGTCCGTGGTGGCCCCGTTCCTCGACGGCCTCGGCGTCGACCGCGTCGACATCGTCGGCAACTCCATGGGTGGCGGCGTCGGCGTCAACACCGCGATCCACCACCCCGACCGCGTGCGCCGGTTGGTCACGATCGGAGGGATCGGCACCAACGTCTTCACTCCCGGCCCCAGCGAAGGGATCCGGCTGCTCCAGGAATTCACCGAGGACCCGACCCGGCAGCGGCTGATCGACTGGCTGCGGTCGATGGTCTACGACCAGGACCTGGTGACCGAGCAGTTGATCGAGGAGCGTTGGGAACTCGCGACCGATCCCGAGACGCTGGCCGCCGCCCGCCGCATGTACGGTAAGGCGGCGTTCGCCCAGATGATGGCGTTCATGCGCAGTTCGGACGCTCCGCTGCCGTGGGCGCAGATGCACAAGGTCGCCGCCCCGACGCTGCTGACCTGGGGCCGCGACGACCGGGTCAGCCCACTGGACATGGCGCTGATCCCGATGCGCACCATCCCGAATGCCGAGCTGCACGTGTTCCCGAACTGCGGGCACTGGGCGATGATCGAGGCCAAGGCCGCGTTCGAGGCGACGGTGCTGTCGTTCCTGTTGCGGCAGTAG
- a CDS encoding mycofactocin-coupled SDR family oxidoreductase, with protein MGGRVEGKVAFITGAARGQGRSHAVRLAEEGADIIAVDVCAPISTNSEIPPATPDDLVETADLVKGLNRRIVTAEVDVRDFAALDSALRGGVEQLGGLDIVVANAGIGNGGQTLDKTSEDDWTDMIDVNLSGVWKTVKAAVPHLLSGGRGGSIILTSSVGGLKPYPHTGHYIAAKHGVIGLMRTFAVELGQHSIRVNAVCPTNVNTPLFMNEGTKKLFRPDLENPGVDDLAVAAQFMHVLPVGWVEPIDISNAVLFLASDESRYVTGLPVTVDAGSMLK; from the coding sequence ATGGGCGGTCGGGTCGAGGGCAAGGTCGCGTTCATCACGGGTGCTGCGCGCGGTCAGGGCCGTAGTCATGCCGTACGGCTCGCCGAGGAGGGCGCGGACATCATCGCCGTCGATGTGTGCGCCCCGATCAGCACCAATTCCGAGATCCCGCCGGCCACGCCCGACGATCTGGTCGAGACGGCTGATCTCGTCAAGGGGCTCAACCGCCGCATCGTGACCGCCGAAGTGGACGTGCGGGATTTCGCCGCCCTCGACTCGGCGCTGCGCGGCGGCGTCGAGCAGCTGGGCGGGCTCGACATCGTGGTCGCGAACGCCGGCATCGGCAACGGTGGTCAGACGCTCGACAAGACGAGTGAAGACGACTGGACCGACATGATCGACGTCAACCTGTCGGGCGTCTGGAAGACGGTCAAAGCCGCCGTCCCACACCTTCTCTCGGGCGGTCGGGGCGGGTCGATCATCCTGACGAGTTCGGTCGGTGGGCTCAAGCCGTATCCGCACACCGGGCACTACATCGCCGCCAAACACGGCGTGATCGGGCTGATGCGGACCTTCGCCGTAGAACTCGGCCAGCATTCCATCAGGGTCAACGCCGTGTGCCCGACCAATGTGAACACCCCGCTGTTCATGAACGAGGGAACGAAGAAGTTGTTCCGGCCCGATCTGGAGAACCCGGGCGTCGACGATCTCGCGGTGGCGGCGCAGTTCATGCATGTGCTGCCGGTCGGATGGGTGGAGCCGATCGACATCAGCAACGCCGTGCTGTTCCTCGCCTCCGACGAATCCCGCTACGTCACGGGCCTTCCCGTTACGGTGGACGCAGGCAGCATGCTCAAGTAG
- a CDS encoding flavin-containing monooxygenase: protein MDTSADQLPDHVDAVVVGAGFAGLYALHKLRSQGLTVQVFEAAPDVGGTWYFNRYPGARCDVESVDYCYSFSDELQQEWNWSEKYATQAEILRYINWVADKLDLRPGIAFNTRVTSAVLDEDTLRWTVTTDTGAVVTARFAIMATGPLSAALTPQFDGLDTFAGAVYHTADWPHTDVDFTGKRVAVIGTGSSGIQSIPIIAEQAAQLYVFQRTPNYSVPAGNRPLTAEDIATVKATYDERRRLSWRSGGGSPHIAHPKLTMEVSPEERRAAFEKRWELGGVLFSKTFSDQMIDPQANEEARKFYEEKVRAVIDDPEVADLLIPTDHPIGTKRICTDTNYFQTFNRPNVELISVRRTPIESVDPTGINTSEAHYDVDVIVLATGFDAMTGALGKMDIVGRAGQRLADDWRDGPRTYLGLGVDGFPNLFIVSGPGAPAVLANMVLHAEAHVNWIADCIGYLDNHGYAAIEATSQAVDDWGAELSRRAEATLFTQANSWYMGANVPGKPRVFMLFIGGFGAYLDICAEVAEAGYKGFELLKSS, encoded by the coding sequence GTGGACACCTCGGCTGATCAGCTGCCCGACCACGTCGACGCGGTGGTCGTCGGCGCCGGCTTCGCGGGCCTCTACGCACTGCACAAGTTGCGCTCGCAGGGTTTGACGGTCCAGGTGTTCGAGGCCGCCCCCGACGTCGGCGGCACCTGGTACTTCAACCGCTATCCCGGCGCCCGCTGCGACGTCGAGAGCGTCGACTACTGCTACTCCTTCTCCGATGAGCTGCAGCAGGAGTGGAACTGGAGCGAGAAGTACGCCACCCAGGCGGAGATCCTGCGCTACATCAACTGGGTCGCCGACAAACTCGACCTGCGGCCGGGCATCGCGTTCAACACGCGGGTCACCTCGGCGGTGCTCGACGAGGACACCCTGCGCTGGACGGTGACCACCGACACCGGGGCCGTGGTGACGGCGAGGTTCGCCATCATGGCGACGGGTCCGCTCTCGGCGGCGCTCACGCCGCAGTTCGACGGGCTCGACACCTTCGCGGGCGCGGTCTACCACACCGCGGACTGGCCACACACCGACGTCGACTTCACCGGCAAGCGGGTCGCCGTCATCGGCACCGGATCGTCGGGCATCCAGTCCATCCCGATCATCGCCGAACAGGCCGCGCAGCTCTACGTCTTCCAACGCACGCCGAATTACAGTGTGCCCGCGGGTAACCGACCATTGACGGCCGAGGACATCGCCACGGTCAAGGCCACCTACGACGAGCGCAGGCGGCTGTCCTGGCGCAGCGGCGGCGGGTCACCGCACATCGCGCACCCGAAGCTGACGATGGAGGTCTCGCCGGAGGAGCGCAGGGCCGCATTCGAGAAGCGCTGGGAACTCGGCGGCGTGTTGTTCTCCAAGACCTTCAGCGACCAGATGATCGATCCGCAGGCCAACGAAGAGGCCCGCAAGTTCTACGAGGAGAAGGTGCGGGCCGTCATCGACGACCCCGAGGTCGCCGACCTGCTGATCCCGACCGACCACCCCATCGGGACGAAGCGGATCTGTACCGACACCAACTACTTTCAGACGTTCAACCGGCCCAACGTCGAGTTGATCAGCGTGCGCAGGACACCGATCGAGTCGGTCGACCCGACCGGGATCAACACCTCCGAGGCGCATTACGACGTCGACGTGATCGTGCTGGCAACCGGTTTCGACGCGATGACCGGGGCACTCGGCAAGATGGACATCGTCGGACGGGCCGGGCAGCGGCTCGCCGACGACTGGCGCGACGGCCCGAGGACCTACCTCGGACTCGGCGTCGACGGATTCCCCAACCTCTTCATCGTCTCGGGACCGGGCGCACCGGCCGTGCTGGCCAACATGGTCCTGCACGCCGAGGCTCACGTGAATTGGATCGCCGACTGCATCGGCTATCTCGACAACCATGGTTATGCGGCGATCGAAGCCACCTCCCAGGCGGTCGACGACTGGGGCGCCGAGCTTTCGCGGCGGGCCGAGGCGACGCTCTTCACGCAGGCGAACTCGTGGTACATGGGCGCCAACGTGCCCGGCAAGCCGCGGGTGTTCATGCTGTTCATCGGCGGCTTCGGGGCGTACCTCGACATCTGCGCCGAAGTCGCCGAGGCCGGGTACAAGGGCTTCGAGCTGCTGAAGAGCAGCTGA
- a CDS encoding TetR/AcrR family transcriptional regulator translates to MTSPRKARVDTGARHRLIEATAKIMRDEGYAAATSRRVAAEAGVKQALVYYYFPTMDDLFVEVLRVGAEASLDRMREALTADDPLHTLWIMNSDARLTSLNAEFMALANHRKAIRAELKSYAERVRDIETAAVTVALRARGVDLEEYPPAAVSMVIAQIARSLCNESAVGVTLGHDDLRRFMERQLGMLTARTGEG, encoded by the coding sequence ATGACGAGTCCCCGAAAAGCCCGGGTGGACACCGGCGCCCGCCATCGGCTCATCGAGGCGACGGCCAAGATCATGCGCGACGAGGGATATGCCGCGGCGACGTCGCGCCGGGTGGCGGCGGAGGCCGGCGTCAAGCAGGCGCTGGTCTACTACTACTTCCCCACCATGGACGATCTGTTCGTCGAGGTCTTACGGGTCGGGGCCGAGGCCTCGCTGGACCGTATGCGCGAAGCACTCACCGCTGACGATCCGCTGCACACGTTGTGGATCATGAACAGCGATGCCCGGCTGACGAGCCTCAACGCCGAGTTCATGGCGCTGGCCAACCACCGCAAGGCGATCAGGGCCGAGCTCAAGTCGTACGCCGAACGCGTCCGCGACATCGAGACCGCGGCGGTCACCGTGGCGCTGCGCGCCCGTGGCGTCGACCTCGAGGAGTATCCACCCGCCGCGGTCTCCATGGTCATCGCGCAGATCGCGCGCAGCCTGTGCAACGAGAGCGCGGTCGGCGTCACGCTCGGTCACGACGACCTGCGCCGGTTCATGGAACGCCAGCTGGGCATGTTGACGGCGCGGACAGGGGAGGGTTGA
- a CDS encoding TIGR03619 family F420-dependent LLM class oxidoreductase, whose amino-acid sequence MKLVFNLPHMLRLKAMMQPWEASVTGADQTRMARCADRWGYDMIAVPEHFVIPNDHVELSGPHYLQSTVAQAYLAGATERIRLNSCITVLPLQHPIVLAKALATADWMSSGRMMVTFGVGWLEKEFELLGVPFDRRGRMADEYLAAILELWTSDSPSFEGEFVSFDDVAFEPKPVQRPHLPVWIGGDADAALRRAAKYASGWWSFLTPPDKIAERLEFITSQPEYDGRAFDVVHGLGTNRVGEGHTARDDPHGRPGMNAAEIVDRLCWLGEQGVTVSAVPLPPVSGVDEYLDYAQWVVEEIKPQVP is encoded by the coding sequence GTGAAACTCGTCTTCAACCTTCCGCACATGCTGCGGCTCAAGGCGATGATGCAACCCTGGGAGGCGTCGGTGACCGGCGCCGACCAGACGCGGATGGCCCGCTGCGCCGACCGGTGGGGTTACGACATGATCGCCGTCCCCGAACATTTCGTGATCCCCAACGACCACGTGGAACTGTCCGGGCCGCACTACCTGCAGTCCACCGTGGCCCAGGCGTATCTGGCCGGGGCCACCGAACGCATCCGGCTCAACTCGTGCATCACCGTGTTGCCGCTCCAGCACCCCATCGTCCTCGCCAAGGCGCTGGCCACTGCCGACTGGATGAGCAGCGGCCGGATGATGGTGACGTTCGGGGTGGGCTGGCTGGAAAAGGAATTCGAGTTGCTCGGGGTGCCGTTCGACAGGCGCGGCCGAATGGCCGACGAGTACCTCGCGGCGATTCTCGAGCTGTGGACGTCCGACTCCCCGAGCTTCGAGGGCGAGTTCGTCTCGTTCGACGACGTCGCCTTCGAACCCAAGCCCGTCCAGAGACCGCACCTGCCGGTCTGGATCGGCGGCGACGCCGATGCCGCGCTGCGCCGAGCCGCGAAGTACGCCTCCGGATGGTGGTCGTTCCTCACCCCGCCCGACAAGATCGCCGAACGGCTCGAGTTCATCACCTCCCAACCGGAGTACGACGGCAGGGCGTTCGACGTCGTCCACGGTCTGGGGACGAACCGCGTCGGCGAGGGACACACCGCTCGCGACGACCCGCACGGCAGGCCGGGGATGAACGCCGCCGAGATCGTGGACCGGCTGTGCTGGCTGGGTGAGCAGGGGGTGACGGTCAGCGCCGTGCCGCTGCCCCCGGTCAGCGGCGTCGACGAGTACCTGGACTACGCCCAGTGGGTGGTCGAGGAGATCAAACCGCAGGTGCCGTAG
- a CDS encoding cytochrome P450, whose translation MTGLTSVDFFSDPDVAQSPYAYWDSLREEGPVVREPHHGVVAVTGYQEVLAAFRDHDHFSAVNAIGGPFPPLPFEPRGDDITAQIEAHRHLFPIHEHMVVMDPPAHERARSLLSRLLTPRRLKENEDFMWELVDHQIDQFIDNGRCEFLSEYAKPFATSAIIDLLGVPEHDRPEFLAALGAERPDGSRVGSLDGEPVGLDPLQYLDDKFAGYLAERRRQPREDVLSGMATATYPDGSTPDLMEVVKPATFLFAAGQETVTKLLSAAVQTLGDRAEYQDILRENPAQIPAFIEESLRMHAPTKVDFRLVRKTTTLGDVPLPAGTIVMLCLGAANRDPRKFDDPHQFRPDRKNVREHVAFGRGIHTCAGAPLARVEGKVTVRRLLDRMRDITIDESVHGPADRRNYSYEPTFLLRGLTNLHIEFAGA comes from the coding sequence GTGACCGGCCTCACCTCAGTCGACTTCTTCTCCGATCCAGACGTCGCCCAGAGTCCCTACGCCTACTGGGATTCGCTGCGCGAGGAGGGGCCCGTCGTGCGCGAACCCCACCACGGCGTGGTGGCGGTGACCGGATATCAGGAGGTGCTGGCGGCGTTCCGGGACCACGATCACTTCTCGGCCGTCAACGCGATCGGGGGGCCGTTCCCGCCGCTGCCCTTCGAACCCCGCGGTGACGACATCACCGCACAGATCGAGGCGCACCGCCACCTGTTTCCGATCCACGAACACATGGTCGTGATGGATCCCCCTGCCCACGAGCGCGCCCGGTCGCTGCTCAGCAGGCTGTTGACCCCGCGCCGCCTCAAGGAGAACGAGGACTTCATGTGGGAACTGGTCGATCACCAGATCGACCAGTTCATCGACAACGGCCGGTGTGAATTCCTATCGGAGTACGCCAAACCCTTTGCGACGTCGGCGATCATCGATCTGCTCGGCGTTCCCGAACACGACCGCCCGGAGTTCCTCGCGGCGTTGGGGGCCGAGCGTCCTGACGGCAGCCGCGTCGGGTCGCTCGACGGGGAGCCGGTGGGCCTGGACCCGCTGCAGTACCTGGACGACAAGTTCGCCGGCTATCTCGCCGAACGGCGCCGGCAGCCGCGGGAGGACGTGTTGTCCGGGATGGCGACCGCAACCTATCCCGACGGCTCGACGCCGGATCTGATGGAGGTCGTCAAACCGGCGACGTTCCTGTTCGCCGCGGGTCAGGAGACCGTGACCAAACTGCTCAGTGCCGCCGTGCAGACCCTCGGCGACCGCGCCGAGTACCAGGACATCCTCCGGGAGAACCCGGCCCAGATCCCGGCGTTCATCGAGGAGTCGCTCCGGATGCACGCGCCGACCAAGGTCGACTTCCGCCTGGTCCGCAAGACGACCACGCTGGGTGACGTGCCGCTTCCGGCAGGCACGATCGTGATGTTGTGCCTCGGGGCCGCGAACCGGGACCCCCGCAAGTTCGACGACCCCCACCAATTCCGCCCGGACCGCAAGAACGTCCGCGAGCATGTGGCGTTCGGTCGCGGCATCCACACCTGTGCGGGTGCGCCGCTGGCTCGCGTCGAAGGCAAGGTCACGGTGCGTCGCCTGCTGGACCGGATGCGCGACATCACGATCGACGAATCGGTGCACGGCCCCGCCGACCGCAGGAACTACTCCTACGAACCCACCTTCCTGCTCCGTGGACTGACGAACCTGCACATCGAGTTCGCCGGCGCTTAG
- a CDS encoding TetR family transcriptional regulator, which produces MSRRERVVAAALHLAADGYDAVHIRTVAELAGVAPSTVYQYFASKDDLLVAALHRWLSLCQGDARAELHGIGEPYHRLVHLADYLTRRLWAQPLLADAVTRAYLCADSVAAVNAGLVRAGLSQMLATTMGRDHPTCRQRQIGDLVADIWASAMLAVVQNRATPADSRSRLQRTIAVIARHDAEECRTPADVQAV; this is translated from the coding sequence GTGAGCCGTCGGGAACGGGTCGTCGCGGCCGCCCTGCACCTGGCGGCGGACGGTTATGACGCGGTGCACATTCGGACCGTCGCCGAGCTGGCCGGTGTCGCCCCGAGCACGGTGTACCAGTACTTCGCCTCCAAGGACGACCTCCTGGTGGCGGCGCTGCACCGCTGGCTTTCGCTGTGTCAGGGCGACGCCCGCGCCGAGCTCCACGGCATCGGGGAGCCGTATCACCGGCTCGTCCACCTCGCCGACTACCTGACCCGGCGGCTGTGGGCACAACCCCTGCTCGCCGACGCCGTCACCCGCGCCTATCTGTGCGCGGACAGCGTGGCCGCCGTGAACGCGGGCCTGGTCCGCGCCGGCTTGAGCCAGATGCTGGCCACGACGATGGGCCGCGACCACCCGACGTGCCGCCAGCGGCAGATCGGCGACCTGGTCGCCGACATCTGGGCCTCGGCCATGCTGGCGGTGGTCCAAAACCGCGCCACCCCAGCCGATTCCCGGAGTCGCCTGCAGAGGACCATCGCGGTGATCGCCCGACACGACGCCGAAGAATGCCGCACACCCGCCGATGTTCAGGCAGTCTGA
- a CDS encoding MFS transporter, whose protein sequence is MNDTRSDPALLRRVAISSLLGTAIEYYDFLVYGTMSALVFGVVFFPESDPAVATIAAFGTLAAGYVARPVGGILFGHFGDRIGRKSMLVLTMALMGVASFLVGLLPSFAAIGVAAPVMLVALRVIQGVAIGGEWGGATLMVTEHAEPHRRGAWNGVMQMGSPIGSLLSVAVVTAITLMPDESFMAWGWRVPFLVSLLLLGIGIYMRLSVTESPVFEAAKRADDRPAGAPLVEVLRRPGNLVLACAVGIGPFALTALISTYMISYATAIGYHRTDVMTALIFTSTTALVTIPLFSALSDRVGRRGVIVAGAVGIVCYAWPFYALVDVGSVPLLIVSMVIAQVLQSLMYAPLGALFSEMFGTRVRYTGASMGYQFAALLGAGFTPLIASSLMADGVTRTPLVVLAAACGVVTIAAIWRVSETRGADLTDAGMRARADL, encoded by the coding sequence ATGAACGACACGAGATCCGATCCCGCGCTGCTGCGGCGGGTCGCCATCTCGAGCCTGCTCGGCACGGCCATCGAGTACTACGACTTCCTGGTCTACGGGACGATGAGCGCGCTCGTGTTCGGGGTGGTTTTCTTCCCCGAGTCCGATCCCGCCGTGGCCACCATCGCCGCGTTCGGCACCCTCGCCGCGGGTTACGTCGCCCGGCCCGTCGGGGGAATCCTGTTCGGGCACTTCGGTGATCGCATCGGCCGTAAGTCGATGCTGGTACTGACGATGGCGCTGATGGGTGTCGCCAGCTTCCTCGTCGGGTTGCTGCCCTCGTTCGCCGCGATCGGCGTGGCGGCGCCTGTCATGCTGGTCGCGCTGCGCGTGATACAGGGTGTGGCGATCGGTGGCGAATGGGGTGGGGCCACCCTGATGGTCACCGAACATGCCGAACCGCATCGCCGGGGCGCGTGGAACGGTGTCATGCAGATGGGTTCGCCGATCGGCTCGTTGCTGTCGGTGGCGGTCGTCACCGCCATCACGTTGATGCCGGACGAGTCGTTCATGGCCTGGGGCTGGCGGGTGCCGTTCCTGGTCAGCCTGCTGCTGCTGGGCATCGGGATCTACATGCGGTTGTCGGTCACCGAGAGCCCGGTGTTCGAAGCGGCCAAGCGGGCCGACGACCGGCCTGCGGGCGCCCCGCTGGTGGAAGTGCTGCGGCGTCCCGGGAACCTGGTGCTGGCCTGCGCCGTCGGGATCGGTCCGTTCGCGCTCACGGCGCTGATCAGCACTTACATGATCAGCTACGCCACCGCGATCGGCTACCACAGGACCGACGTGATGACCGCGTTGATCTTCACCTCCACCACCGCACTGGTGACGATCCCGCTCTTCTCGGCGCTGTCGGATCGCGTCGGGCGGCGCGGCGTCATCGTGGCCGGGGCGGTCGGCATCGTCTGCTACGCCTGGCCGTTCTACGCGCTGGTCGACGTCGGTTCGGTGCCGCTGCTCATCGTGTCGATGGTGATCGCCCAGGTGCTCCAGTCGCTGATGTACGCGCCACTGGGGGCGCTGTTCTCGGAGATGTTCGGCACGCGGGTGCGATACACCGGCGCCTCGATGGGCTACCAGTTCGCCGCCCTGCTGGGCGCCGGGTTCACCCCGTTGATCGCGAGCAGTCTGATGGCCGACGGGGTCACGCGGACGCCGCTGGTTGTGCTCGCCGCGGCATGCGGTGTGGTCACGATCGCCGCGATCTGGCGCGTCAGCGAGACGCGCGGCGCCGACCTCACCGACGCTGGTATGCGGGCCCGCGCCGATCTCTAG
- a CDS encoding carboxymuconolactone decarboxylase family protein, translated as MSHSVESSAESFERVRRAYTDVMTVAAPEPQSPAMARLLEFVFVEVWQRPALSRRERRFVTLACVAAADAETPLRDHVYAALNSGDVTITEIREAVLHFAVYAGWPKAARFNMIVDELWERINTENGLEPPQPEPLLPMATPSDPEDRLATGEQAFKDINCLAFAPTRDNPYSGAGILNFVFGEMWLRPGLGRKERRLITVTCVAFQDAPYPILSHVYAALKSRDLSFDEIDELALHFAAHYGWPKAAHLDQTIAEQKQRVSREWDAEAG; from the coding sequence GTGTCACACTCCGTTGAATCGAGCGCAGAGTCCTTCGAGCGGGTGCGGCGGGCCTACACCGACGTGATGACGGTCGCCGCGCCCGAGCCGCAGTCGCCCGCCATGGCGCGGCTCCTCGAATTCGTCTTCGTCGAGGTGTGGCAACGCCCGGCGCTGAGTCGCCGCGAGCGGCGCTTCGTCACCCTGGCCTGCGTCGCGGCCGCCGACGCCGAGACGCCGCTGCGCGACCACGTCTATGCCGCGCTCAACAGCGGTGACGTCACGATCACCGAGATACGGGAAGCGGTATTGCATTTCGCGGTGTATGCGGGCTGGCCGAAGGCGGCGCGGTTCAACATGATCGTCGACGAGCTGTGGGAGCGCATCAACACCGAAAACGGCCTTGAGCCGCCCCAGCCGGAACCACTGCTACCGATGGCCACGCCCAGCGATCCCGAGGACCGGCTCGCCACCGGTGAGCAGGCGTTCAAGGACATCAACTGCCTGGCGTTCGCGCCGACCCGCGACAACCCGTACTCCGGTGCGGGGATCCTGAACTTCGTATTCGGGGAGATGTGGCTGCGGCCCGGCCTCGGCAGGAAGGAGCGCAGGCTCATCACAGTCACCTGCGTGGCCTTCCAGGACGCCCCCTACCCGATCCTGAGCCACGTCTACGCCGCGCTGAAGAGCCGGGATCTGTCCTTCGACGAGATCGACGAACTGGCCCTTCATTTCGCCGCCCATTACGGCTGGCCCAAGGCCGCGCACCTCGACCAGACGATCGCCGAACAGAAGCAGCGGGTCAGCCGGGAGTGGGACGCCGAGGCCGGCTAA